A stretch of Paracoccus sp. N5 DNA encodes these proteins:
- a CDS encoding methylated-DNA--[protein]-cysteine S-methyltransferase, giving the protein MAIPADPAAELARLIGPPPGTVRLAAHWFATPLGAMVAVADGGALHLLEFADRPELGAELRRLAAESGGIAPGCTPVTELTTARLAAWFHGARRDFDLPLAAWGTPFQRRVWQELCRIPAGTTLSYGALARRIGQPRAVRAVARANGANRLALVIPCHRILGADGALTGYGGGLWRKQALLRHESGGPLLPQPAFAGDFPAEKA; this is encoded by the coding sequence TTGGCCATCCCGGCTGATCCGGCGGCAGAGCTGGCCCGGCTCATCGGCCCGCCGCCCGGGACCGTCCGGCTTGCGGCGCATTGGTTCGCCACGCCGCTGGGCGCGATGGTCGCGGTCGCCGACGGCGGCGCATTGCACCTGCTGGAATTCGCCGACCGCCCGGAACTTGGCGCCGAGCTGCGGCGCCTTGCCGCCGAGTCGGGCGGCATCGCCCCCGGCTGCACCCCGGTCACCGAGCTGACGACAGCCCGGCTCGCCGCCTGGTTCCACGGCGCCCGCAGGGATTTCGACCTGCCCCTGGCCGCCTGGGGCACACCCTTCCAGCGCCGGGTCTGGCAGGAGCTTTGCCGCATTCCCGCCGGCACCACCCTCAGCTATGGCGCGCTGGCCCGGCGCATCGGCCAGCCCCGGGCGGTGCGGGCGGTGGCGCGGGCCAATGGCGCCAACCGGCTGGCGCTGGTGATTCCCTGCCATCGCATCCTGGGCGCCGACGGGGCCTTGACCGGCTATGGCGGCGGGCTGTGGCGCAAGCAGGCGCTGTTGCGGCATGAAAGCGGCGGTCCGCTGCTGCCGCAGCCGGCTTTCGCCGGGGATTTCCCGGCCGAAAAGGCTTGA
- the meaB gene encoding methylmalonyl Co-A mutase-associated GTPase MeaB, whose product MDELTEPLVQGNRRALSRAITLIESTRPEHRARAVQLLSELPPRQALRIGLSGTPGVGKSTFIEAFGKLLTAQGLKVAVLAVDPSSARSGGSILGDKTRMETLSRDPLAFIRPSPSRAELGGVARRTRETVRLCEGAGFDVVLIETVGVGQSETLVAEMSDLFILLLAPAGGDELQGVKRGIMEIADIILVNKADGELRDTAMRTVADYAGALRLLRKRPYDPPGFPRALPVSAYSGEGLERAWADMTELADWRREHGHFAARRAEQARHWFLSELRAGLLARLDRPEVRGRLRRIGDAVARGDNDPDRAAAQMLDWLATAGDSLGHPG is encoded by the coding sequence ATGGACGAGTTGACGGAACCGCTGGTGCAGGGCAATCGCCGGGCGCTGTCGCGCGCGATCACGCTGATCGAAAGCACCCGCCCGGAACACCGCGCCCGCGCCGTGCAGCTGCTTTCGGAACTGCCGCCGCGCCAGGCGCTGCGCATCGGGCTTTCGGGCACGCCGGGCGTCGGCAAGTCCACCTTCATCGAGGCTTTCGGCAAGCTGCTGACCGCGCAGGGGCTCAAGGTCGCGGTGCTGGCGGTCGATCCCAGCTCGGCCCGCTCGGGCGGCTCGATCCTGGGCGACAAGACCCGGATGGAGACGCTGAGCCGCGATCCGCTGGCCTTCATCCGCCCCTCGCCGTCCCGCGCGGAACTCGGCGGCGTCGCCCGCCGCACGCGCGAGACGGTGCGGCTGTGCGAAGGCGCGGGCTTCGACGTGGTGCTGATCGAGACGGTGGGCGTCGGGCAATCCGAGACCCTGGTCGCGGAAATGTCCGACCTGTTCATCCTGCTGCTTGCCCCGGCCGGCGGCGACGAACTCCAGGGCGTCAAGCGCGGCATCATGGAGATCGCCGACATCATCCTGGTCAACAAGGCCGATGGCGAGCTGCGCGATACCGCGATGCGCACCGTCGCCGATTACGCCGGCGCCCTGCGGCTCTTGCGCAAGCGCCCCTACGACCCGCCGGGCTTCCCGCGCGCGCTGCCGGTCTCGGCCTATTCCGGCGAGGGGCTGGAGCGCGCCTGGGCCGACATGACCGAGCTTGCCGACTGGCGCCGGGAGCACGGCCATTTCGCCGCCCGCCGCGCCGAGCAGGCGCGGCACTGGTTCCTGTCCGAGCTACGCGCCGGCCTCCTGGCGCGGCTTGACCGTCCCGAGGTGCGCGGCCGGCTGCGCCGCATCGGCGATGCCGTGGCGCGGGGCGACAACGATCCCGACCGGGCGGCGGCGCAGATGCTCGACTGGCTGGCGACCGCGGGCGATTCGCTTGGCCATCCCGGCTGA
- the der gene encoding ribosome biogenesis GTPase Der has product MSFTLAIVGRPNVGKSTLFNRLVGKRLALVDDQPGVTRDLREGQGRLGDLRFIVVDSAGLEMAEDDSLQGRMRRLTERAVDEADVCLFVIDARAGVTAADEYFADILRKRAKHVILAANKAEGRAGESGALEAYALGLGEPLRLSAEHGEGMDDLYRALLPLAEQFEAANVQQAPETDIDLPEDGDEEDDESWRPSAAKPLQIAVIGRPNAGKSTLINKILGEDRLLTGPEAGITRDSISVSADFMGTPVRIFDTAGMRKKARVTDKVEKLSVADGLRAVRFAEVVVVLLDVGIPFEQQDLRIADFAETEGRAVVIAANKWDLEDDKPQKLNELREAFERLLPQLKGAPLVTVSARTGKGLDRLHNAILKAHEVWNRRIPTARLNQWLGAMTEAHPPPAPGGRRIRLRYMTQVKTRPPAFVVMATHVDKLPDSYQRYLVNGLRADFDMPGTPIRLTFRDQGTKNPYRDKANKINQSGALSKHKTRQKPKSA; this is encoded by the coding sequence ATGAGCTTCACCCTCGCCATCGTCGGGCGGCCGAATGTCGGCAAGTCCACCCTGTTCAACCGCCTGGTCGGCAAGCGCCTGGCCCTGGTCGACGACCAGCCGGGCGTGACCCGCGACCTGCGCGAGGGGCAGGGGCGCCTGGGCGACCTGCGCTTCATCGTGGTCGATTCGGCCGGCCTGGAAATGGCCGAGGACGACAGCCTGCAAGGCCGCATGCGCCGCCTGACCGAGCGCGCGGTCGATGAGGCCGACGTCTGCCTGTTCGTCATCGACGCCCGCGCCGGCGTGACGGCGGCCGACGAATATTTCGCCGACATCCTGCGCAAGCGGGCGAAGCACGTCATCCTGGCCGCCAACAAGGCCGAGGGCCGGGCCGGCGAATCCGGTGCGCTGGAGGCCTATGCCCTGGGCCTGGGCGAGCCGCTGCGGCTTTCGGCCGAGCATGGCGAGGGCATGGACGACCTCTACCGGGCGCTCCTGCCGCTGGCCGAGCAATTCGAGGCCGCCAATGTCCAGCAGGCGCCCGAAACCGACATCGACCTGCCTGAGGACGGCGACGAGGAGGACGACGAAAGCTGGCGTCCCTCGGCCGCGAAGCCCCTGCAGATCGCGGTCATCGGCCGGCCGAATGCCGGCAAATCGACGCTGATCAACAAGATCCTGGGCGAGGACCGGCTGCTGACCGGCCCCGAGGCCGGCATCACCCGCGATTCGATCAGCGTCAGCGCCGATTTCATGGGCACGCCGGTCCGCATCTTCGACACCGCCGGGATGCGCAAGAAGGCGCGCGTCACCGACAAGGTGGAAAAGCTCTCCGTCGCCGACGGCTTGCGCGCCGTGCGCTTTGCCGAGGTGGTGGTGGTGCTTCTGGACGTCGGCATCCCCTTCGAGCAGCAGGACCTGCGCATCGCCGATTTCGCCGAGACCGAGGGTCGCGCCGTGGTCATCGCCGCGAACAAGTGGGATCTGGAGGACGACAAGCCGCAGAAGCTGAACGAACTGCGCGAGGCCTTCGAGCGGCTCTTGCCGCAGCTGAAGGGGGCGCCCTTGGTGACGGTTTCGGCCCGCACCGGCAAGGGGCTGGACCGGCTGCACAATGCGATCCTGAAGGCGCATGAGGTCTGGAACCGCCGCATTCCGACCGCGCGGCTGAATCAGTGGCTCGGCGCGATGACCGAGGCGCATCCGCCGCCGGCGCCGGGTGGCCGCCGCATCCGGCTGCGCTACATGACCCAGGTCAAGACCCGGCCGCCGGCCTTCGTGGTCATGGCGACGCATGTCGACAAGCTGCCCGACAGCTATCAGCGCTATCTGGTCAATGGCTTGCGCGCGGATTTCGACATGCCCGGCACGCCGATCCGGCTGACCTTCCGCGACCAGGGGACGAAGAACCCCTACAGGGACAAGGCGAACAAGATCAATCAGTCGGGCGCGCTGTCCAAGCACAAGACCCGGCAGAAACCCAAAAGCGCCTAG
- a CDS encoding heavy metal translocating P-type ATPase yields MTKHPTDAELTVTGMSCASCVGRVEKALRAVPGLSDPQVNLATGRAHFRTATPEALPGAVEALARAGYPAEPLQTRLNVQGMTCASCSGRVEKALSALPGVSSAQVNLATGSATVLHSPAVTPQALAEAVTAKGYPAEVQAEAGHHMHDHGGDAATLKRNFLIALALTLPVFVAEMGGHAFPAFHHWLHMAIGQQTLWVLEFLLTTAVLAGPGRMFFRIGFPALARRAPEMNSLVALGASAAWLYSTVATFAPALLPEDSRHVYFEAAAVIVTLILLGRWLEARAKGQAGDAIRRLVELAPDTALVERDGGARELPVAALRPGDIVQLRPGERVAVDGVLTEGSGHIDESMLTGEPLPVLKTPGDRVTGGTVNTGAALSFRVTATGADTVLSRIIRMVEDAQAAKLPVQALVDRITAVFVPVVMGLAALTFVLWMVFAGTLGPALVAAISVLIIACPCAMGLAVPVSIMVGTGRGAELGVLFRRGDALQRLAEARVVAFDKTGTLTQGAPALTEMAVEGIDRAEALRLAASAEARSEHPLATAILAAARREGVTLAPASAVTASVGRGLSAEVEGHALLIGNAAALTEAGIAAAPALLDRAEGWAADGATPVHLALDGRHVAAMAMADPVRPEAAEAIAELHEMGLRTAMISGDVPATAQAVGGRLGIDDVTAGVLPEGKLAAIRDMGHDGGRGTVFVGDGINDAPALAAAETGIAIGTGTDVAIESAEVVLVGGDPLGVPRSIRLSRDVMRNIRQNLFWAFGYNVALIPVAMGALVPFGGPQMSPMLGAGAMALSSVFVVSNALRLRRAG; encoded by the coding sequence ATGACCAAACATCCGACCGATGCCGAGTTGACCGTCACCGGCATGAGCTGCGCCTCTTGCGTAGGGCGCGTCGAAAAGGCGCTGCGCGCCGTGCCCGGCCTTTCCGACCCGCAGGTGAACCTGGCCACCGGCCGGGCGCATTTCCGCACCGCGACGCCCGAGGCCCTGCCCGGTGCCGTCGAGGCGCTAGCCAGGGCCGGCTATCCGGCCGAACCGCTCCAGACCCGCCTGAACGTCCAGGGCATGACCTGCGCCTCGTGCTCGGGCCGGGTGGAAAAGGCGCTCTCGGCCCTGCCGGGCGTGAGTTCGGCGCAGGTGAACCTGGCGACCGGCAGCGCCACGGTGCTGCATTCCCCCGCCGTCACGCCGCAGGCATTGGCCGAGGCCGTGACCGCCAAGGGCTACCCGGCCGAGGTGCAGGCCGAGGCCGGCCATCACATGCACGACCATGGCGGCGACGCCGCGACGCTGAAGCGCAATTTCCTGATCGCGCTGGCGCTGACCCTGCCGGTCTTCGTGGCCGAGATGGGCGGCCATGCCTTCCCCGCCTTCCACCACTGGCTGCATATGGCGATCGGCCAGCAGACCCTGTGGGTGCTGGAATTCCTGCTGACCACGGCGGTGCTGGCCGGGCCGGGGCGGATGTTCTTCCGCATCGGCTTTCCCGCCCTGGCCCGCCGCGCGCCCGAGATGAACAGCCTGGTCGCGCTGGGGGCCTCGGCGGCATGGCTTTACTCGACCGTGGCGACCTTTGCCCCCGCGCTGCTGCCCGAGGATTCGCGGCATGTCTATTTCGAGGCCGCCGCGGTCATCGTCACCCTGATCCTGCTGGGCCGCTGGCTGGAGGCGCGGGCCAAGGGCCAGGCCGGCGACGCCATCCGCCGGCTGGTCGAGCTGGCCCCCGACACGGCGCTGGTCGAGCGTGACGGAGGGGCGCGCGAATTGCCGGTGGCCGCGCTGCGCCCCGGCGACATCGTCCAGCTGCGCCCCGGCGAGCGCGTCGCGGTGGACGGCGTGCTGACCGAGGGCAGCGGCCATATCGACGAATCCATGCTGACCGGCGAGCCGTTGCCGGTGCTCAAGACCCCGGGCGACCGGGTGACGGGGGGCACGGTCAACACCGGCGCGGCGCTCAGCTTCCGCGTCACCGCCACCGGCGCCGACACGGTGCTGTCGCGCATCATCCGCATGGTCGAGGACGCGCAGGCCGCCAAGCTGCCGGTGCAGGCGCTGGTCGACCGCATCACCGCGGTCTTCGTCCCGGTGGTCATGGGCCTTGCCGCGCTGACCTTCGTGCTGTGGATGGTCTTCGCGGGCACGCTGGGGCCGGCGCTGGTGGCGGCGATCTCGGTCCTGATCATCGCCTGCCCCTGCGCCATGGGGCTGGCAGTGCCGGTCTCGATCATGGTCGGCACCGGGCGCGGGGCCGAGCTGGGCGTGCTGTTCCGGCGCGGCGACGCGCTGCAACGGCTGGCCGAGGCCCGCGTGGTCGCCTTCGACAAGACCGGCACGCTGACGCAGGGCGCCCCCGCCCTGACCGAGATGGCGGTGGAGGGCATCGACCGCGCCGAGGCCCTGCGGCTGGCCGCCAGCGCCGAGGCGCGCTCGGAGCATCCGCTGGCCACCGCGATCCTGGCCGCCGCACGGCGCGAGGGCGTGACCCTGGCCCCGGCCAGCGCCGTGACCGCCAGCGTCGGGCGCGGGTTGTCGGCCGAGGTCGAGGGCCATGCCCTGCTGATCGGCAATGCCGCCGCGCTGACCGAGGCCGGCATTGCCGCCGCGCCCGCGCTGCTGGACCGCGCCGAGGGTTGGGCCGCGGATGGCGCGACGCCGGTGCATCTGGCGCTGGACGGGCGCCATGTCGCCGCCATGGCCATGGCCGATCCCGTCCGCCCCGAGGCGGCCGAGGCCATTGCCGAACTGCACGAGATGGGGCTGCGCACGGCGATGATCTCGGGCGACGTGCCGGCCACGGCCCAGGCGGTCGGCGGCCGGCTGGGCATCGACGACGTGACCGCCGGCGTCCTGCCCGAGGGCAAGCTGGCCGCGATCCGCGACATGGGGCATGACGGCGGCCGCGGCACGGTCTTTGTCGGCGACGGCATCAACGACGCCCCGGCGCTGGCGGCGGCCGAGACCGGCATCGCCATCGGCACCGGCACCGATGTCGCCATCGAATCGGCCGAGGTGGTGCTGGTCGGCGGCGATCCCCTGGGCGTACCCCGCTCCATCCGGCTGTCACGCGACGTCATGCGCAATATCCGGCAGAACCTTTTCTGGGCCTTCGGCTATAATGTGGCGCTGATTCCGGTGGCCATGGGGGCGCTGGTGCCCTTTGGCGGGCCGCAGATGTCGCCCATGCTGGGGGCGGGCGCCATGGCGCTGTCCTCGGTCTTCGTGGTCAGCAATGCGTTGCGATTGAGGAGAGCGGGATGA
- the serS gene encoding serine--tRNA ligase, translating into MHDIRAIRENPAAFDAALGLRNLAPVSPQILALDAERRARIAAAETAQAEQNKASKEAGAAKGRGDEAEFERLRALVGAKKDEIAAMQAEASALDGQLRELLLTIPNLPLASVPPGKDEDDNVEIRRWGAPRAFDFAPREHFEIAGVKPGMDFETAAKLSGSRFVVLKGGVARIHRALAQFMLDLHSGEHGLEETWAPVLVLSEMMEGTGQLPKFGEDSYQTREGWWLIPTSEVTLTNTVNGEIVEAASLPRRMVAHSQCFRSEAGSAGRDTSGMLRQHQFEKVEMVSITDAASGVAEHARMTRCAETVLERLGLPYRTIVLCGGDMGFGARITHDLEVWLPGQDRYREISSVSYCGDFQARRMNARYRPEGGGKPEFVHTLNGSGLAVGRTLIAVLENGQEADGSVLLPEALHPYLGGKTRLGADGVLA; encoded by the coding sequence ATGCACGACATCCGCGCCATCCGCGAAAACCCCGCCGCTTTCGACGCCGCCCTGGGCTTGCGCAACCTGGCCCCGGTGTCGCCGCAGATCCTGGCGCTGGATGCCGAGCGTCGCGCCCGCATCGCGGCCGCCGAGACCGCGCAGGCCGAGCAGAACAAGGCCAGCAAGGAGGCAGGCGCCGCCAAGGGCCGCGGCGACGAGGCCGAGTTCGAGCGGCTGCGCGCCCTGGTCGGCGCCAAGAAGGACGAGATCGCCGCCATGCAGGCCGAGGCCTCGGCGCTGGACGGGCAGCTGCGCGAGTTGCTGCTGACGATCCCGAACCTGCCCTTGGCCAGCGTGCCGCCGGGCAAGGACGAGGATGACAATGTCGAGATCCGCCGCTGGGGTGCGCCCCGCGCCTTCGACTTCGCCCCGCGCGAGCATTTCGAGATCGCGGGCGTCAAGCCCGGCATGGATTTCGAGACCGCCGCCAAGCTCTCCGGCTCGCGCTTCGTGGTGCTGAAGGGCGGCGTCGCCCGCATCCACCGCGCGCTGGCCCAGTTCATGCTGGACCTGCACAGCGGCGAGCATGGGCTGGAAGAGACCTGGGCGCCGGTGCTGGTGCTGTCCGAGATGATGGAGGGCACCGGGCAATTGCCGAAATTCGGCGAGGACAGCTATCAGACCCGCGAGGGCTGGTGGCTGATCCCGACATCGGAGGTGACGCTGACCAATACCGTGAACGGCGAGATCGTCGAGGCCGCCAGCCTGCCGCGGCGCATGGTGGCGCATAGCCAGTGCTTCCGCTCGGAAGCCGGCAGCGCCGGGCGCGACACATCGGGCATGCTGCGCCAGCATCAGTTCGAGAAGGTCGAGATGGTCTCGATCACCGATGCCGCCTCGGGCGTCGCGGAACATGCCCGCATGACCCGCTGCGCCGAGACGGTGCTGGAGCGGCTGGGCCTGCCCTATCGCACCATCGTGCTGTGTGGCGGCGACATGGGCTTCGGCGCCCGCATCACCCATGACCTGGAGGTCTGGCTGCCCGGCCAGGACCGTTATCGCGAGATTTCCAGCGTCAGCTATTGCGGCGATTTCCAGGCCCGGCGCATGAACGCCCGCTATCGCCCCGAAGGCGGCGGCAAGCCCGAGTTCGTGCATACGCTGAACGGCTCGGGCCTGGCCGTCGGGCGCACGCTGATCGCGGTGCTGGAGAACGGCCAAGAGGCCGACGGCTCGGTCCTGCTGCCCGAGGCGCTGCATCCCTATCTGGGCGGCAAGACCCGGCTGGGCGCGGACGGCGTGCTGGCCTGA
- a CDS encoding IS5 family transposase (programmed frameshift) has protein sequence MNLARNLISDDEWTFFEGFIRAVRHPNGRKPADHRLVLNGIFWIARTGAPWRDLPEEFGKWSSVYRQFRRWTLAGLWEDILDALNHAGIAPDKLQMVDSTVIRAHHHAAGAKGGPPKEALGRSRGGFSTKIHLRVNGAGLPMRTEITPGQDSDYTGYDMVMADNLPQPAVLVADRGYDSDKIREDIESRNALPMIPMRRNRRVRKAVDMTIYTLRNMVERCFNKLKNSRRLATRYDKTAESFLGFVDVACIRLWLRHLST, from the exons ATGAACTTGGCACGCAACCTGATATCCGACGATGAGTGGACCTTCTTCGAGGGCTTCATTCGTGCCGTCCGGCACCCTAACGGGCGGAAACCTGCGGACCATCGTCTTGTTCTGAATGGTATATTCTGGATCGCAAGGACTGGTGCGCCATGGCGCGATCTGCCCGAAGAGTTTGGCAAGTGGTCCTCGGTCTACCGTCAGTTCCGCCGCTGGACTTTGGCGGGACTGTGGGAGGATATCCTGGATGCGCTGAACCACGCTGGGATCGCGCCAGACAAGCTCCAGATGGTTGATAGCACTGTGATCCGCGCCCATCATCATGCGGCGGGCGCAAAAGGGGGAC CTCCGAAAGAGGCTCTTGGCCGTTCGAGAGGCGGCTTCTCGACCAAGATCCATCTCCGCGTCAACGGCGCAGGCCTCCCGATGAGGACCGAGATCACGCCGGGGCAGGATTCCGACTACACCGGCTATGATATGGTGATGGCCGACAACCTGCCGCAACCAGCAGTTCTGGTCGCCGACAGGGGCTATGACTCTGATAAAATTCGGGAAGACATCGAGAGCCGCAACGCCCTGCCCATGATACCGATGCGAAGGAACCGAAGGGTGCGCAAGGCTGTCGACATGACCATCTACACCCTGCGCAACATGGTCGAGCGCTGCTTCAACAAGCTGAAAAATAGCCGCCGCCTTGCAACCCGCTACGACAAAACCGCCGAAAGCTTCCTTGGCTTCGTCGACGTCGCCTGCATCAGGCTCTGGCTCCGCCATTTGTCAACATGA
- a CDS encoding arylesterase, with protein MKRIALLFTLVLALAAGPLAAAPLRILAFGDSLTEGLGLPRGEGLVPQLQAWLKARGHDVVLLNGGLSGDTTAGGRVRIGYSLARHKPDAVIVELGGNDLLMGFTPGMAEKNLDSILHQAGAGDKPLLLVGIALPQQDEPLRDDWAAIWPRLGARHDALVFPNLYQPLYDQPGEAYMSLLQQDGMHASAKGVALIVQSLGPKVEELIARTEAEQQARN; from the coding sequence ATGAAACGGATAGCCCTGCTGTTCACCCTGGTTCTGGCCCTGGCAGCCGGGCCGCTGGCCGCGGCGCCGCTGCGCATCCTCGCCTTCGGCGACAGCCTGACCGAGGGGCTGGGCCTGCCGCGCGGCGAGGGGCTGGTGCCGCAGCTGCAAGCCTGGCTCAAGGCGCGCGGCCATGACGTGGTGCTGCTGAACGGCGGGCTTTCGGGCGATACCACCGCCGGCGGGCGGGTGCGGATCGGCTATTCTCTGGCCCGCCACAAGCCCGATGCGGTCATCGTCGAACTGGGCGGCAACGACCTCTTGATGGGCTTCACCCCCGGCATGGCCGAGAAGAACCTCGATTCGATCCTGCACCAGGCCGGGGCGGGCGACAAGCCGCTCTTGCTGGTCGGCATCGCCCTGCCGCAGCAGGACGAGCCGCTGCGCGACGACTGGGCCGCGATCTGGCCGCGCCTGGGCGCACGCCACGACGCGCTGGTGTTTCCGAACCTGTATCAGCCGCTCTACGACCAGCCGGGCGAGGCCTATATGTCGCTGCTGCAACAGGACGGCATGCATGCCTCGGCCAAGGGCGTGGCGCTGATCGTGCAATCGCTGGGGCCGAAGGTCGAGGAGCTGATCGCCCGCACCGAGGCCGAGCAGCAGGCCCGGAACTGA
- the rpmB gene encoding 50S ribosomal protein L28 produces the protein MSRVCELTGKGPMSGNNVSHANNKTRRRFLPNLNEVSLLSEKLGRSYQLRISAAALRSVDHRGGLDAFLAKAKDAELSDRALKIKRELAKEA, from the coding sequence ATGTCGCGCGTTTGCGAACTGACCGGCAAGGGCCCGATGAGCGGCAACAACGTCTCCCACGCCAACAACAAGACCCGTCGCCGCTTCCTGCCGAACCTGAACGAGGTTTCGCTGCTGTCCGAAAAGCTGGGCCGCAGCTACCAGCTGCGCATCTCGGCCGCGGCGCTGCGCTCGGTCGATCACCGCGGCGGCCTGGACGCCTTCCTGGCGAAAGCCAAGGACGCCGAGCTGTCGGACCGCGCGCTGAAGATCAAGCGCGAACTGGCGAAAGAAGCCTGA